In the genome of Pontibacter actiniarum, the window CATTCTGAAAGAAGCCTGGTTGAAGGGGTTGTAAGCCGTTGCGGCTCGCCCACAGGATCCTGACAGGATGCCAAAACGAAGTATAAATAAGTATAGCTTAAATCGTTTGTTGCTCGGCTTCTGACGAACAACGAATAACGAACAACGATATTAAAAATGGCTAAAGTAACAATTGACGGCATCGAGATAGAGGTAGAAGACGGAACTACCATTCTCCAGGCTGCAAGAAAAATCGGGGGTAGTGTAGTGCCTCCTGCCATGTGTTATTACGGTCCGCTAAAAGGCAGCGGCGGTAAGTGCCGTGTGTGCCTTGTAAAGGTAACCCAAGGCTCTGCCAAAGACACACGCCCTATGCCTAAGCTGGTTGCTTCGTGCATCACGCAGGTACAGGACGGCATGGTAGTAGAGAACACCACCAACGAAGAAGTGCTGAATGCCCGTAAAGGCATCGTGGAAATGCTGCTGATCAACCACCCGCTGGATTGCCCTATCTGCGACCAGGCCGGTGAGTGTAGCCTGCAGGACCTGTCTTACGAGCACGGCGTGAGCGCGACCCGCTACGAGGAAGAGCGCCGCTCTTTCAATAAAGTAGACCTGGGCCCGTACATCCAGCTGCACATGACGCGCTGCATCCTGTGCTACCGCTGCGTGTACACCGCTGACCAGATCACCCCGGAGCGTGTACACGGTGTGCTAGGCCGTGGTGATGCGGCAGAAATCGGGACGTACATCGAGAACGTGATCGACAACGACTTCTCAGGCAACGTGATCGATGTTTGCCCAGTTGGTGCCCTCACAGACAAAACCTGGCGCTTTAAGAACCGTGTGTGGTTTACCAAGCCAATGGATGCGCACCGCGACTGCCCTACCTGCTCGGGTAAGGTTACGCTGTGGGCGCGTGGCGAAGAGGTGCTGCGTGTAACGGCTCGCAAAGACCAGTACAACGAGGTAGAGGAGTTTATCTGTAACACGTGCCGCTTTGATAAGAAGGAGATGAACGACTGGACGATCGAAGGCCCACGCCACATCGACAGGCAGTCTGTTATCTCGGCAAACCACTATGAGCTGCCGGTTATAAACGTGCCGATTGTACCGAACTTACCAACATCTACTAAGAAAAACCTGCCTCAGCACTAATTATGGAGTCTGTAGACCTATTATATAAAGCAATTTACATTCTGGTTATCTTCGGTATCACCCTGCTGATAGCGACCTACTCAACCTATTTCGAGCGTAAAATAGCTGCCTTCATCCAGGACCGCGTCGGGCCAAACCGCGCAGGACCTGCTGGTTTGCTGCAGCCGCTGGCCGATGCCGGTAAACTGTTCTTTAAGGAGGACTTTATACCTGCCAGGTCGAACAAGGCGCTCTTCATTATCGGGCCGGGTATCGCCATGCTGGTGGCCACCATGTCAAGCGCCGTTATACCTTTCGGTGATATGCTCCTGATAGACGGACACGAAGTGTTCCTGCAGGCCATTGAGGTGAATATCGGTGTGCTTTATGTATTTGGTGTCGTGTCGTTGGGCGTGTACGGCCTGATGATCGGCGGCTGGGCTTCTAACAACAAATTCTCACTGCTGGGTGCGATTCGTGCCGCTTCGCAGAACATCAGTTACGAGTTGGCCATGGGCTTATCGCTTATCGCTATCCTGATGATGACGGGCTCCCTTTCCCTGAGAGAGATTGCGGCACAGCAGGCGGGCTTTAACTGGAATATCTGGTATCAGCCGCTGGGCTTTATCATCTTCCTGGTGTGCGCCTTTGCCGAGTGTAACCGTACGCCGTTCGACTTACCAGAGAGTGAGGCCGAGCTGATCGGTGGATACCACACGGAGTATGGCTCTATGAAGCTGGGTATGTACCTGTTTGCGGAGTATATCAACATCTTTGTGGCCTCAGCCGTGATGTCGACCCTGTACTTTGGCGCTTACAACTTCCCGTTCATGGAGAACCTGCGGGAGGCGATCAGCGACCCGGTGCTGGCTAACAACGTAGTGACGCTGGTTGGCGTGGTGGCCATGTTTGCGAAGATCTTCCTGTTTATCTTCTTCTTTATGTGGGTACGCTGGACGCTTCCGCGCTTCCGTTACGACCAGCTGATGAAGCTGGGCTGGCAGATCCTGATCCCGCTGGCGATCCTGAACATCATCCTGACAGGCGGCGGAATTCTGCTGAAAGACTTCTTATTTTAAACTATAGTACCGAAATTTGAATGTTGATGGCCAGCAACCTGTTACAGGTATAGCTATACACCGACACTCATAATTGACCAAGAGATGGAACCACTATCAAATAGAAGAAAGCAACTGGAGAAGAAGGAGATGACGTTCGCTGAGAAAGCGTACCTGCCTGCTATTGCCCAGGGGCTTGGTATCACCCTGAAACACTTCTTCAAGAAGAAAGCGACCATACAGTACCCCGAGCAGACACGCGAGCGCAGTGAGCACTGGCGCGGGCTGCACGTGCTGAAGCGCGACGAGAAAGGCGCAGAGCGTTGCACGGCCTGTGGTCTGTGCGCCGTAGCCTGCCCTGCCGAGGCCATCACCATGACAGCCGGCGAGCGCAAGGCTGGCGAGGAGCACCTGTACCGCGAGGAGAAATATGCGGTAACGTACGAGGTGAACATGCTGCGTTGCATTTTCTGCGGCCTCTGCGAGGAAGCCTGCCCGAAAGCAGCCATCTTCCTGCAGGACGACAAGATTGCACCGGCCCGTTTCGAGCGTGACGAATTTATCTACGGCAAAGACCGTTTAGTTGAGCCTCTTAAAACCACTGAAACAAAATAACACGATGACCGAGAGTCTGTTCTATTTTCTTGCTTCGCTAACACTGCTTTGCGCCCTGATGGTTGTTATTTCCAAAAACCCGGTGCACAGCGTGCTGTTCCTTATCATCACGTTCTTTACTATTTCGGGCCACTACATTCTGCTGAACGCGCAGTTCCTGGCTGCCGTGAACATCATTGTGTACGCAGGGGCCATCATGGTGCTTTTCCTGTTCGTGATCATGTTCCTGAACATGAGTAAAGAGTCGGAGAACAAGGTTAAAACCTCCACCCTAAGTAAGTTTGCCGGTGCTATTGCCGGAGGGCTGCTGTTTGTCGTTTTAATTGCGGCGCTGAAAGACGCTGGCGTGGCAGGCTACAACCCCGAAACCTATAACTCACAGGTAGGGATGGTGGAAAACCTGGGCTTTGTGCTTTACACGCAGTACCTGCTGCCTTTCGAGCTGGCTTCTGTGCTGTTCTTGGTGGCAATGGTTGGCGCTGTGATGCTGGGCAAGAAAGAAACAGGCGAGCAGCATTTCTAAGACTCACCGTCGAATAAAATATGGAGAGGCGCCGGAAGTATACTTCCGGCGCCTCTTTTCTGTTACAGCTGCTCGGTTACCCCCAGCTGTACTTCCAACAGCTCCGAGTGCCCCGCATCGTCATCAGACAGCACCACCACCCGGTACTGCCCCTCCTCCAGCCTGTTCACCACCAAAGACTCCGCCTTGCCAATGTAGGCAGAGCCGTCCGGGTTCTGCAGCTTAGTGGCCGGCACCTCCAACGGATTTAGTTCATCAGTAGCGTAAGGCAGGGCGTTTAGGTCAATCACCCCGATAAAGCTTCCCAGCACCTCCCCGTCATCAATGGCATTGGGGGTATCCTCCACCGAGGCAGTAAAGAAAAGCTTGTCGTCGAGGGTGTAAGCCCCGGAAAAGCCGGCAGGGCTCTGCCCTAGCACCGGAAGCTTGAAGTAGTAAACGGCGGCGGCAGGAATATCACCTTTGCTCAGCACGAACTGCTTAAAGTCATCCGTATCCATCCGAATCAGGATGTTGCTGCCAGCGCCGGCGGGGCGCTGCAACAGGTACGTGTACACGTCGTCCATGGCCAGTCCCTCAATGTTGAGCACGCCTTCGTTCTCAATCCGCAGCACACGCTTCACGAAAGTATAAAAGCGGCTCAGGTCCAGCTCCTGCACAGCCATATCATCTGTTAAATTCACCAGGTAGGCCTTGTTACGCGCCTCGCTGGCCCCGGAGCCGAGCAGCAGCAGCAGTTCGTCGCGCCCATAGGAGAAGTGCGTCATACTCTCCAGATCCGGCTTGGCGGCCTTGGGGATGCGGCCGTTCACCACCCCGGAGGAGTCAAACAGCGCATGCCGCTGCACCAGCTGGTACTCCTCGTTAAGCTGGTACAGGAAAGGAGAGTCATCCCCCACGACATAAAAAGCGTTCTGGACATGGGCAACACCGGAGGCGGAGGGGATTTCCTCGAAAAGGCGCTTGGCACGCGTGGTAGCGGTTAAGTTCATGTTCTTCATGCGGGAAACGGCTGTGGCCGTGTAATCACTGGCCGTAGGTTTATTGGATTTACAGGCCTGTGTGAGCGGCAATAGCAGCAAAAGGTATAAGATATACTGTGGCTTCATGGTTTATAGTTTGTAATTCCCATAGCTACGCAAACACACGCTAAAAGTATAAAACGGCAGCCCGGATCGCCCACAGAAAAAGAAAACCTAACAATATAGCAGAAAAGCCCAAAACGCAACGGAAGGCAGTTTAGAGCGGCCTTCGCGGCCAGAAGAAGATTGGAAATATGTTATGGTTTTTACAAAAATGGGGATAACTTTGCGACTTGATTTTTGGATCGTAATTTAAGAGTAGTACGTTCAGTCACACAGAAAATGAACCACATACCTGAGGTCATCAGAACCATTCCGCTAGACTATTACCTTTTTTTCAGCGCAGCTCTTTTCGTGATCGGAGTGATCGGTGTACTTACACGCCGCAACGCCATCGTGATTTTTATGTGCGTGGAGCTAATGCTGAATGCGGTCAACCTGCTGCTTACAGCCCTTTCTGCCTACCGCGCTGACGCCAACGCACAGGTATTCGTGTTCTTCATTATGGCGGTGGCAGCGGCCGAAGTATGCGTCGGGCTGGCCATTATCGTGATGACCTACCGAAATATCCGCTCAACTGATGTGCAACTGCTGAACTACCTGAAGTGGTAACAGCCCCCAACTACGCTGAATAGCTTAAACCCTTATACAGATGCAAGAGATTGTAATGCCGATTAACAACCAGGGGATGGCACTGCTTTGTCTGCTTATTCCGTTGCTGCCGCTCGCAGGCTTCATCATAAACGGACTAGGCAACCGCAAAGTTTCCAAAGGCCTGGTAAGCTTTATTGGTTGCAGCACAGTGCTGGCTTCTTTCCTCATCACTGCCTACCTGTTCCTGGACTTCACCGCCAACGGCAGCAGCGCCTATGTGGTGGATTACTATAACTGGATTTCAGTGGGCGATATGCGCATTGGCTTCTCCTTCCTGATCGACCAGCTGACGCTGCTGATGATGCTGATGGTAACAGGTATCGGATTCTTCATCCACCTGTACTCTGCCGGCTACATGAGCCACGACGAGAACTTCGGTAAGTTCTTCGCCTTCATCAACCTGTTTATGTTCTCCATGCTGCTGCTGGTGATGGGTTCTAACTACGTGATGATGTTCGTTGGCTGGGAAGGCGTGGGACTTTGCTCCTACCTGCTGATCGGCTTCTGGAACAAGAACACCAGCTACAACAACGCCGCGAAGAAAGCCTTCGTTATGAACCGTATCGGTGACCTGGGCTTCCTGCTGGGCATTTTCCTGATCTTCATCACCTTCGGCTCTGTTTCTTACCCGCAGGTGTTCGCTGAGGCGGCACAGTACACCGGCGGTATCGATTCTACCGTGATGATCGCCATTACCCTGCTCCTGTTTGTGGGTGCGATGGGTAAAAGCGCGCAGATTCCGTTGTTTACCTGGCTGCCGGACGCCATGGCAGGCCCTACGCCGGTTTCTGCCCTGATCCACGCCGCGACCATGGTAACGGCCGGTATTTACATGGTGCTGCGCTCAAACGTTCTCTATGTGCTGGCTCCTACAACCCTCGAGGTGATCGCCGTTGTGGGTGTGGCTACCGCTGTACTGGCGGCCACTATCGGCCTGGCACAAAACGACATTAAGAAGGTACTGGCTTACTCCACCGTATCGCAGCTGGGCTACATGTTCCTGGCGCTGGGTGTGATGGCCTTCTCTTCCTCTATCTTCCACGTACTCACACACGCTTTCTTCAAAGCGCTGCTGTTCCTGGGTGCCGGTTCTGTGATCCACGCCATGAGCAACGAGCAGGACATCCGCAGCATGGGTGGCCTGAGAAAATACCTGCCGATCACGTTTGTTACCTTCCTGATCGGTACGCTGGCTATTGCCGGTATTCCCCCCTTCGCTGGCTTCTTCTCTAAAGACGAACTGCTGGCGCATGTGTGGGAGCACAATAAACTGCTGTGGGGCTTAGGTATGCTGGCCTCCTTCATGACCTCTTTCTATATGTTCCGCCTCGTGTTCCTGACCTTCTTCGGAACCTTCCGCGGTACAACGGAGCAGAAGAACCACCTGCACGAGTCGCCTGCCTCCATGACCATTCCGCTGATCGTGCTGGCTATACTTTCTACCGTAGGTGGCTTCCTCGGAATCCCGGCGGTGTTCGGCGCAAACCACGTGCTAGCAGATTACCTGAGCCCGATCTACGGCTACGCCCGTGTGGCAAACGCTGCCGCTGTGGCACCGCTTCACCTGGACCACGCTACGGAATGGATGCTGATGGGGCTGTCGGTTGCCGTGGCTGTAGTGGCTGCAATTATCGCCTACGTGATGTATGTGAGCAAGAAGTCTGTTCCGGCGACGGAAGGCACCAAGCTCTCCCCTATCCACAACCTGATTTACCACAAATACTATATCGACGAGCTGTATGACACCATCATCATTCGGCCGCTGATGTGGATGTCATCAACATTCCACCGCGTGCTGGATATAGTAGTAGTGGACGGCATTGTGAACGGCGTTGGCAAACTGACCATGCTGAGCGGCCGCACGATGCGCTACGCACAAAGCGGCGCCATCGGGTTCTACCTCCTGGTAATGGTGTTCAGCATCGCTCTGATTCTATTTTTAAACTTCTTTATCGGATAAGGTTCTTAGAAGATGATTACAGCTCTTTTACTTTTCTGGCCTGCCTTAGCTGCCCTCCTGGTGCTGCTGATAAAAGGACAAGGTGCCAAGAAAGTGGCTTTTGTAGCAGCGCTCGTAGAGTTTGCGTTGTCACTTTTTGCCCTCTCTGAATTCAATACACATAGTGGTGCCACGCAGCTTGCCCTGAGCTTTCCATGGGTAGCGAGTGCCGGTATCAACTTCAGCGTTGGCATGGATGGCATCAGCCTGCTGATGGTCCTCCTGACGACGTTCCTGATTCCGCTGATCGTTCTTTCCTCTTTTAAGCACGAGTACAAGAACCCGAACGTTTTCTATGCGCTGATCCTGTTCATGCAGACCGGCCTGATCGGGGTGTTTGTGGCGATGGATGCCTTCCTTTTCTACTTCTTCTGGGAAGTTGCGCTGATCCCGGTGTACTTTATCGCCGCCGTTTGGGGTGGCGCTGACAGAATCCGCGTGACGTTTAAGTTCTTTGTGTACACAATCTTCGGCTCGCTCTTCATGCTGGCTGCGTTTGTGTACCTGTACCTGCAGACGCCGGGCACGCACTCATCGGATGTTAACGCCTTTTATCAACTGGCGCTCTCGAGCGATTCGCAGAGCTGGATCTTCTGGTTCCTGTTTGTTGCCTTCGCCATTAAGATGCCTGTGTTCCCGTTCCATACCTGGCAGCCGGACACCTATACCGAGTCGCCTGCCCAGGCTACCATGCTCCTGTCGGGCATTATGCTGAAGATGGGTATCTACGGGGTGCTGCGCTGGCTGTTGCCGGTGGTGCCATACGGCGTGAGCCAGTGGGATGAACTGGTGCTTATACTGGCCATCATCGGCATCGTGTACGCTTCTATCATCGCCATTCGCCAGCGCGACCTGAAGCGCCTCATCGCCTACTCTTCTATTGCGCACGTGGGCTTGATCGCCGCCGGTATCTTCACCCTGAACGAGCAGGGCCTGCAGGGAGGCGTCATCCAGATGCTGAGCCACGGTATCAACGTGGTGGGCCTGTTCTTTATCATCGATATCATCTTCAGCCGCACCCAGACAAGGGAGATCACCAGCCTGGGCGGTATCACGCAGAATACACCGGCGCTGTCTATCTACTTCATGATCCTGCTGCTGGGTTCCGTAGCGCTGCCGCTTACAAACGGCTTCGTGGGTGAGTTCCTGCTGCTTTCCGGCGTGTTCCAGTACAACGGCTGGTTCGGTGCTGTGGCTGGCTTAACCATTATACTCGGCGCCGTGTACATGCTGCGCATGTTCCAGGGCGTGATGTTCGGCACCAAGTCTGAGCTGACTGAAAACTTTACAGACCTGACACTGAACGAGAAAGCTGTACTGATTCCGCTGGTGGTGATGGTATTCTGGATCGGCCTGTTCCCGAACACCTTCCTGAGCATTTCGGAGCCTGCGGTAAACAACCTGCTGAGCATTATTAACCGCTAAGCAGCAAAAAGTAAAACGAGTTTTAAGAAATACGACGACATGATATCGATCATACTTCTATCCGCTTTCGGCATCATCAACCTCTTCGTAGGGTTTATGAAGTCAAAGAAAGTGTTATTGCCACTGGCGCTGCTGTTCCTGATCGTAGTGTTTGGGGTAAACCTCTTCAGCTGGAACGATACGCAGAGCTATTTCAACAACATGATCACCATCGACAACTATTCGGTGGCTTTCACGGGCATCATGACGCTTACAACGCTGCTCCTGCTTCCTTTCTCACAGCGCTACGTGGATAACAGCGACTCAAACCTTGCCGAGTACTACTCGCTGTTGCTGTTTTCCCTGGTTGGCGCTGTTATGATGGTCAGCTATGAGAACCTGCTGATGCTCTTTGTCGGTATTGAAATCCTTTCCATCGCCATGTATGTGCTGGCGGGAAGCAACAAGCAGAGCCTGCGCTCTAACGAGGCCTCGCTAAAGTACTTCCTGATGGGCTCTTTCTTTACAGGCTTCATGCTGTTTGGCATTGTGCTGATCTACGGTGCCACGGGCACTTTCAACGTGACTGAAATAGGAGCCGTGCAGGTTGCCGCAGATGGCCTGATGAACACCATGTTTGTGCTGGGCCTGCTGCTGCTGGTTATCGGTATCTCCTTTAAAATATCTGCCGCTCCGTTCCACTTCTGGACTCCGGACGTGTACGATGGCACACCGACTTTCTTCACAGCCTTTATGTCAACGGTTGTGAAAACGGCTGGTGTAGCTGCCTTCTACAAACTGATGGTAGCCGCTTTCGCCGCCTCCTACGCCACCTGGTTCCCGACCCTGATTGCCATTACCGTGCTGACGCTGGTAGTTGGTAACATCGGAGCCGTAGTGCAGACAAGCCTGAAGCGCATGCTGGCATACTCCAGTATCTCGCACGCCGGTTACCTGCTCATGGCCCTGGTTGCCTTCAACGAAAAATCGGATGCTTCTATCCTGTTCTATTCCCTGGCTTACTCTTCGGCTTCTATCGCTGCTTTCGGCGTGCTTAAGATGGTAGCAGACCAGCGCGGTGGCGAGCAGTACGAAACCTTCAACGGTCTTGGTAAAACAAACCCGCTGCTGGCTTTTGCCATGACAGTCTCCATGCTGTCGCTGGCGGGTATTCCGCTTACAGCCGGTTTCTTTGGTAAGTTCTTTATCTTTACCTCCGTTCTGCAGAACCCAGACATGCTGTGGCTGGTAGTGCTGGCGGTGATTTTGGCGGCCGTGGGTATCTACTACTACTTCCGCGTGGTGATTGCGATGTACATGCAACCGGCAGGAAACTACGAGACAGTAAAGGTTGGCAGCTTCGCCTCCTTCACCCTGATCTTCATAACTGTACTGACTATTCTTCTTGGCATTGCTCCCGCCCTGG includes:
- a CDS encoding 2Fe-2S iron-sulfur cluster-binding protein codes for the protein MAKVTIDGIEIEVEDGTTILQAARKIGGSVVPPAMCYYGPLKGSGGKCRVCLVKVTQGSAKDTRPMPKLVASCITQVQDGMVVENTTNEEVLNARKGIVEMLLINHPLDCPICDQAGECSLQDLSYEHGVSATRYEEERRSFNKVDLGPYIQLHMTRCILCYRCVYTADQITPERVHGVLGRGDAAEIGTYIENVIDNDFSGNVIDVCPVGALTDKTWRFKNRVWFTKPMDAHRDCPTCSGKVTLWARGEEVLRVTARKDQYNEVEEFICNTCRFDKKEMNDWTIEGPRHIDRQSVISANHYELPVINVPIVPNLPTSTKKNLPQH
- the nuoH gene encoding NADH-quinone oxidoreductase subunit NuoH — translated: MESVDLLYKAIYILVIFGITLLIATYSTYFERKIAAFIQDRVGPNRAGPAGLLQPLADAGKLFFKEDFIPARSNKALFIIGPGIAMLVATMSSAVIPFGDMLLIDGHEVFLQAIEVNIGVLYVFGVVSLGVYGLMIGGWASNNKFSLLGAIRAASQNISYELAMGLSLIAILMMTGSLSLREIAAQQAGFNWNIWYQPLGFIIFLVCAFAECNRTPFDLPESEAELIGGYHTEYGSMKLGMYLFAEYINIFVASAVMSTLYFGAYNFPFMENLREAISDPVLANNVVTLVGVVAMFAKIFLFIFFFMWVRWTLPRFRYDQLMKLGWQILIPLAILNIILTGGGILLKDFLF
- a CDS encoding NuoI/complex I 23 kDa subunit family protein; this translates as MEPLSNRRKQLEKKEMTFAEKAYLPAIAQGLGITLKHFFKKKATIQYPEQTRERSEHWRGLHVLKRDEKGAERCTACGLCAVACPAEAITMTAGERKAGEEHLYREEKYAVTYEVNMLRCIFCGLCEEACPKAAIFLQDDKIAPARFERDEFIYGKDRLVEPLKTTETK
- a CDS encoding NADH-quinone oxidoreductase subunit J; protein product: MTESLFYFLASLTLLCALMVVISKNPVHSVLFLIITFFTISGHYILLNAQFLAAVNIIVYAGAIMVLFLFVIMFLNMSKESENKVKTSTLSKFAGAIAGGLLFVVLIAALKDAGVAGYNPETYNSQVGMVENLGFVLYTQYLLPFELASVLFLVAMVGAVMLGKKETGEQHF
- a CDS encoding DUF6929 family protein; translated protein: MKPQYILYLLLLLPLTQACKSNKPTASDYTATAVSRMKNMNLTATTRAKRLFEEIPSASGVAHVQNAFYVVGDDSPFLYQLNEEYQLVQRHALFDSSGVVNGRIPKAAKPDLESMTHFSYGRDELLLLLGSGASEARNKAYLVNLTDDMAVQELDLSRFYTFVKRVLRIENEGVLNIEGLAMDDVYTYLLQRPAGAGSNILIRMDTDDFKQFVLSKGDIPAAAVYYFKLPVLGQSPAGFSGAYTLDDKLFFTASVEDTPNAIDDGEVLGSFIGVIDLNALPYATDELNPLEVPATKLQNPDGSAYIGKAESLVVNRLEEGQYRVVVLSDDDAGHSELLEVQLGVTEQL
- the nuoK gene encoding NADH-quinone oxidoreductase subunit NuoK, which produces MNHIPEVIRTIPLDYYLFFSAALFVIGVIGVLTRRNAIVIFMCVELMLNAVNLLLTALSAYRADANAQVFVFFIMAVAAAEVCVGLAIIVMTYRNIRSTDVQLLNYLKW
- the nuoL gene encoding NADH-quinone oxidoreductase subunit L, which encodes MQEIVMPINNQGMALLCLLIPLLPLAGFIINGLGNRKVSKGLVSFIGCSTVLASFLITAYLFLDFTANGSSAYVVDYYNWISVGDMRIGFSFLIDQLTLLMMLMVTGIGFFIHLYSAGYMSHDENFGKFFAFINLFMFSMLLLVMGSNYVMMFVGWEGVGLCSYLLIGFWNKNTSYNNAAKKAFVMNRIGDLGFLLGIFLIFITFGSVSYPQVFAEAAQYTGGIDSTVMIAITLLLFVGAMGKSAQIPLFTWLPDAMAGPTPVSALIHAATMVTAGIYMVLRSNVLYVLAPTTLEVIAVVGVATAVLAATIGLAQNDIKKVLAYSTVSQLGYMFLALGVMAFSSSIFHVLTHAFFKALLFLGAGSVIHAMSNEQDIRSMGGLRKYLPITFVTFLIGTLAIAGIPPFAGFFSKDELLAHVWEHNKLLWGLGMLASFMTSFYMFRLVFLTFFGTFRGTTEQKNHLHESPASMTIPLIVLAILSTVGGFLGIPAVFGANHVLADYLSPIYGYARVANAAAVAPLHLDHATEWMLMGLSVAVAVVAAIIAYVMYVSKKSVPATEGTKLSPIHNLIYHKYYIDELYDTIIIRPLMWMSSTFHRVLDIVVVDGIVNGVGKLTMLSGRTMRYAQSGAIGFYLLVMVFSIALILFLNFFIG
- a CDS encoding complex I subunit 4 family protein; its protein translation is MITALLLFWPALAALLVLLIKGQGAKKVAFVAALVEFALSLFALSEFNTHSGATQLALSFPWVASAGINFSVGMDGISLLMVLLTTFLIPLIVLSSFKHEYKNPNVFYALILFMQTGLIGVFVAMDAFLFYFFWEVALIPVYFIAAVWGGADRIRVTFKFFVYTIFGSLFMLAAFVYLYLQTPGTHSSDVNAFYQLALSSDSQSWIFWFLFVAFAIKMPVFPFHTWQPDTYTESPAQATMLLSGIMLKMGIYGVLRWLLPVVPYGVSQWDELVLILAIIGIVYASIIAIRQRDLKRLIAYSSIAHVGLIAAGIFTLNEQGLQGGVIQMLSHGINVVGLFFIIDIIFSRTQTREITSLGGITQNTPALSIYFMILLLGSVALPLTNGFVGEFLLLSGVFQYNGWFGAVAGLTIILGAVYMLRMFQGVMFGTKSELTENFTDLTLNEKAVLIPLVVMVFWIGLFPNTFLSISEPAVNNLLSIINR
- a CDS encoding NADH-quinone oxidoreductase subunit N, whose amino-acid sequence is MISIILLSAFGIINLFVGFMKSKKVLLPLALLFLIVVFGVNLFSWNDTQSYFNNMITIDNYSVAFTGIMTLTTLLLLPFSQRYVDNSDSNLAEYYSLLLFSLVGAVMMVSYENLLMLFVGIEILSIAMYVLAGSNKQSLRSNEASLKYFLMGSFFTGFMLFGIVLIYGATGTFNVTEIGAVQVAADGLMNTMFVLGLLLLVIGISFKISAAPFHFWTPDVYDGTPTFFTAFMSTVVKTAGVAAFYKLMVAAFAASYATWFPTLIAITVLTLVVGNIGAVVQTSLKRMLAYSSISHAGYLLMALVAFNEKSDASILFYSLAYSSASIAAFGVLKMVADQRGGEQYETFNGLGKTNPLLAFAMTVSMLSLAGIPLTAGFFGKFFIFTSVLQNPDMLWLVVLAVILAAVGIYYYFRVVIAMYMQPAGNYETVKVGSFASFTLIFITVLTILLGIAPALVSDLLL